The Pseudomonas kermanshahensis genome includes a window with the following:
- a CDS encoding metal-dependent hydrolase, protein MDSLTQAVLGAALQGTVLGRIQGRRALLYGAALATLPDLDVVIRYADPVSQMTYHRGFSHSLFVLTGLALLLAWCVNRCWPGKGYTVPRLFLAFWLVLVTHPVLDAFTVYGTQLFWPLALTPQSWAAVFIIDPVYTVPLLAAVSYTLAKGVTGTAVRLLTLALVFSTAYLGFGLAGRMQAEQRFQAALDQQGITVSDVRAVPIAFNSLIWRVLAKTPDGDYYEGVSSGFDQQPPEMQRLPRNLELAAALGGAPLHQRLRWFTDDWLRYDEIDGALVVTDLRMGIPGNYTFRFNMAHRNSQGHWIADTPTAWRGAGVASMFNGHDLGLIWRRIVDQQPPLPLAEWTSRYLGPAAVPPRGD, encoded by the coding sequence TTGGACTCATTGACCCAAGCCGTACTCGGCGCCGCCCTACAGGGCACTGTGCTCGGTCGCATCCAGGGCCGCCGAGCGCTGCTGTACGGCGCAGCGCTGGCCACATTGCCCGACCTGGACGTAGTCATCCGCTACGCCGACCCGGTGTCGCAGATGACCTACCACCGGGGGTTCTCCCACTCCCTTTTCGTCCTGACCGGGCTGGCGCTGCTGCTGGCCTGGTGCGTCAACCGGTGCTGGCCAGGCAAAGGCTATACCGTTCCGCGCCTGTTCCTGGCGTTCTGGCTGGTGCTGGTCACGCACCCGGTGCTGGACGCTTTTACCGTGTATGGCACGCAACTGTTCTGGCCGTTGGCGCTGACCCCGCAAAGCTGGGCTGCGGTGTTCATCATCGACCCTGTCTACACCGTGCCGCTGCTGGCGGCAGTGAGCTACACCCTCGCCAAGGGCGTGACGGGTACTGCCGTGCGGCTGCTGACCCTGGCACTGGTTTTCAGTACGGCCTACCTCGGCTTTGGCCTGGCTGGGCGCATGCAGGCGGAGCAACGCTTTCAGGCCGCGTTGGACCAGCAGGGCATCACGGTCAGCGACGTACGTGCCGTGCCGATTGCCTTCAACAGCCTGATCTGGCGCGTGCTGGCCAAGACGCCGGACGGCGACTACTACGAAGGTGTCAGCAGTGGGTTCGACCAGCAACCGCCAGAAATGCAGCGCCTGCCACGCAACCTTGAGCTGGCCGCTGCGCTTGGCGGTGCGCCTTTGCATCAGCGCCTGCGCTGGTTCACGGATGACTGGTTGCGCTATGACGAAATCGACGGGGCGCTGGTGGTGACCGACCTGCGCATGGGCATCCCCGGCAACTACACCTTCCGCTTCAACATGGCCCACCGTAATAGCCAGGGGCACTGGATTGCCGACACGCCCACGGCGTGGCGAGGGGCAGGGGTGGCATCGATGTTCAACGGGCATGACCTGGGCTTGATCTGGCGGCGTATCGTCGATCAGCAACCCCCATTGCCACTGGCTGAGTGGACTTCGCGCTACCTGGGGCCGGCTGCAGTACCGCCCAGGGGCGATTAA
- the aldA gene encoding aldehyde dehydrogenase — MTEAIYQNYIDNAFVPSEGLIEVYNPANAQLLGRVPESPVDQVERAIAAARNAQKGWAAKPAIERAGYLRQIAAKVRANADRLARIITQEGGKVPGLAQVEVNFTADYLDYMAEWARRLEGEVLTSDRANEHIFLMRKPLGVVAGILPWNFPFFLIARKMAPALLTGNTIVIKPSEETPINCYEFAKLVAETDLPAGVFNVVGGKGASVGHGLSSHAGIDLVSFTGSVATGARIMAAAAPNITKLNLELGGKAPAIVLADADLDLATKAIVASRVINTGQVCNCAERVYVARKVADAFVDKVAKAMAATRYGDPSRQADLDMGPLINQAGLDKVAQMVRTAVGQGAQLVTGGQVADLGAGFHYQPTVLAGCAADMEIMRKEIFGPVLPIQVVDDLDEAIALANDSEYGLTSSLYTRDLNAALKASREIDFGETYINRENFEAMQGFHAGARKSGIGGADGKHGLYEYTRTQVVYIQG; from the coding sequence ATGACTGAAGCGATCTACCAGAACTACATCGACAACGCCTTCGTACCCAGCGAGGGGCTGATCGAGGTGTACAACCCGGCCAACGCGCAGTTACTGGGGCGTGTGCCGGAGTCGCCGGTCGATCAGGTGGAGCGGGCCATTGCAGCGGCACGCAACGCGCAAAAAGGCTGGGCAGCGAAACCTGCCATCGAACGCGCCGGCTACCTGCGTCAGATCGCCGCCAAGGTGCGTGCCAATGCCGACCGCCTAGCGCGCATCATCACTCAGGAAGGCGGCAAAGTGCCGGGGCTGGCGCAGGTCGAGGTGAACTTCACCGCCGACTACCTCGACTACATGGCGGAATGGGCGCGGCGCCTTGAAGGCGAGGTGCTGACCAGCGACCGTGCCAACGAGCACATTTTCCTGATGCGCAAGCCGCTGGGTGTGGTGGCTGGGATACTGCCCTGGAACTTCCCGTTCTTCCTCATCGCCCGCAAGATGGCGCCGGCGCTGCTCACGGGCAATACCATCGTGATCAAGCCCAGTGAAGAAACGCCCATCAACTGCTATGAATTCGCCAAGCTGGTGGCCGAGACTGACCTGCCAGCGGGGGTGTTCAACGTGGTCGGTGGCAAGGGGGCCAGCGTCGGCCATGGGCTGTCGAGCCATGCCGGTATCGACCTGGTCAGCTTTACCGGCAGCGTCGCTACGGGGGCACGGATCATGGCGGCGGCAGCGCCGAACATCACCAAGCTCAACCTTGAACTGGGCGGCAAGGCCCCGGCGATTGTGCTCGCGGACGCTGACCTGGACTTGGCGACGAAAGCCATTGTTGCCTCGCGGGTGATCAATACGGGCCAAGTGTGCAACTGCGCCGAGCGGGTGTACGTGGCGCGCAAGGTGGCCGACGCCTTCGTCGACAAGGTGGCCAAGGCCATGGCAGCGACCCGATACGGCGACCCGTCGCGCCAGGCTGACCTGGACATGGGGCCACTGATCAATCAGGCCGGTCTCGACAAGGTAGCGCAGATGGTGCGCACGGCGGTCGGGCAGGGCGCCCAGTTGGTGACCGGCGGGCAGGTAGCGGACCTGGGGGCCGGGTTCCATTACCAACCGACCGTGCTCGCGGGCTGCGCCGCCGACATGGAGATCATGCGCAAGGAAATTTTTGGGCCGGTGCTGCCGATTCAAGTGGTCGATGACCTGGACGAGGCGATTGCCTTGGCCAATGACAGCGAGTACGGGCTGACGTCTTCGCTGTACACCCGCGACCTGAACGCGGCGTTGAAGGCTAGCCGCGAGATCGATTTTGGCGAGACCTACATCAACCGCGAGAACTTCGAGGCCATGCAGGGCTTCCATGCCGGGGCGCGCAAGTCCGGCATCGGCGGGGCGGATGGCAAGCACGGGTTGTATGAGTACACGCGCACGCAGGTGGTGTACATCCAGGGATAA
- a CDS encoding PQQ-dependent dehydrogenase, methanol/ethanol family, with product MNRTGPHRRPLPHALGCLALALACCATAFAAEVDGKRIIQADQEPGNWMSHGRTYDEQRFSPLKAINQDNVNQLGLAWSYKLDLDRGVEATPIVVDGVMYTTGPFSVVYALDARNGKLLWKYDPQSDRNRAGEACCDAVNRGVAVWQGKVYVGVLDGRLEAIDAKTGQRVWSVDTRDDHKRSYTITGAPRVVNGKVIIGNGGAEFGVRGYVTAYDAETGKQAWRFFTVPGDPKLPPEDKAMEIASKTWHGDAFVEWGGGGTAWDSFAYDPELNLLYIGVGNGSMWDPKWRSQAKGDNLFLSSIVAVNADTGEYAWHYQTTPGDAWDFTATQHMILAELPINGKQRKVLMQAPKNGFFYVLDRATGELLSAKNIVPVNWAKGIDMKTGRPILDDEAAAYWKDGKRKLVTPAFWGAHDWHPMSYNPNTGLVYIPAHIMSAYYEHIPEAPKRNPFKSVYQLGLRTGMMPEGADGLLEMAKTWSGKLIAWDPVKQAPAWEVPYITIFNGGTLSTAGNLVFEGSADGRVIAYAADTGKKLWESPAASGVMAAPITYSVDGEQYVTFMAGWGGAFSTFAGALSLRAGVQPFSQVLTYKIGGTAKLREPAPPANAPEPPPLTADAQTVAAGAALYDGNCSQCHGIHAVSGGVLPDLRKLGADKHQMFLGILYGGRVPDGMPSFADNLNPEQVEQVHQYLIKRAHDLKSEGNAWQQFSAKPAAQPSLADNPSQE from the coding sequence ATGAACCGAACAGGCCCGCACCGCCGGCCCCTTCCGCACGCCTTGGGCTGCCTGGCCCTTGCCTTGGCGTGCTGCGCAACCGCTTTTGCTGCAGAAGTGGATGGCAAGCGGATCATCCAGGCCGACCAGGAACCTGGCAACTGGATGAGCCACGGCCGTACCTACGATGAACAACGCTTCAGCCCGCTCAAGGCCATCAACCAGGACAACGTCAATCAATTGGGCCTGGCTTGGAGCTATAAGCTCGACCTGGACCGGGGTGTAGAAGCCACGCCTATCGTGGTCGATGGGGTGATGTACACCACGGGGCCGTTTTCCGTGGTGTATGCCTTGGATGCCCGCAACGGCAAGCTGCTGTGGAAATACGACCCGCAGTCAGACCGCAATCGCGCCGGTGAGGCGTGCTGTGATGCGGTAAACCGCGGCGTGGCCGTGTGGCAGGGCAAGGTCTACGTCGGCGTGCTGGACGGGCGCCTGGAGGCGATCGATGCCAAGACCGGCCAGCGCGTGTGGTCGGTGGACACCCGCGACGACCATAAGCGCAGTTACACCATCACCGGTGCGCCGCGGGTGGTCAATGGCAAGGTCATCATTGGCAACGGTGGGGCAGAATTTGGTGTGCGTGGCTATGTGACGGCTTATGACGCCGAAACCGGCAAGCAGGCCTGGCGCTTCTTCACCGTGCCGGGTGACCCCAAGCTGCCGCCTGAAGACAAGGCCATGGAGATTGCCAGCAAGACCTGGCACGGCGATGCCTTCGTCGAGTGGGGCGGCGGCGGCACGGCCTGGGATTCGTTCGCCTACGACCCTGAGCTGAACCTGTTGTACATCGGCGTTGGCAACGGCTCGATGTGGGACCCTAAATGGCGCAGCCAAGCCAAAGGCGACAACCTGTTCCTGTCGTCGATTGTCGCCGTCAATGCCGATACGGGTGAATACGCCTGGCACTACCAGACCACCCCCGGTGATGCCTGGGACTTCACCGCCACCCAGCACATGATCCTCGCCGAGCTGCCGATCAACGGCAAACAGCGCAAAGTGCTGATGCAGGCGCCCAAGAATGGCTTCTTCTATGTGCTCGACCGGGCCACCGGCGAGTTGCTGTCCGCGAAGAATATCGTGCCGGTGAACTGGGCCAAGGGCATCGACATGAAAACCGGGCGGCCGATTCTCGACGATGAGGCAGCGGCCTACTGGAAGGACGGCAAGCGCAAGCTGGTGACGCCGGCATTCTGGGGCGCGCATGACTGGCACCCAATGTCGTACAACCCCAACACCGGCCTGGTGTACATCCCGGCGCATATCATGTCGGCCTATTACGAGCACATCCCCGAAGCACCCAAGCGCAACCCGTTCAAAAGCGTGTACCAGCTGGGCTTACGCACCGGCATGATGCCCGAAGGTGCCGATGGCCTGCTGGAGATGGCCAAGACCTGGTCCGGCAAGCTGATCGCCTGGGACCCAGTGAAACAGGCGCCGGCCTGGGAGGTGCCCTACATCACCATCTTCAACGGCGGCACCCTGAGCACCGCCGGCAACCTGGTGTTCGAGGGCAGCGCCGATGGCCGTGTGATCGCCTATGCCGCTGACACCGGCAAGAAGCTGTGGGAATCACCCGCCGCCAGTGGCGTGATGGCAGCGCCGATCACCTATTCGGTCGATGGCGAGCAGTACGTCACCTTCATGGCCGGCTGGGGCGGGGCCTTCTCGACGTTTGCCGGGGCGTTGTCGTTGCGTGCCGGGGTACAGCCGTTCTCGCAAGTGCTGACCTACAAGATTGGCGGTACCGCCAAATTGCGTGAGCCAGCGCCGCCCGCCAATGCGCCCGAACCCCCACCATTGACCGCCGACGCCCAGACTGTCGCCGCCGGTGCGGCCCTGTACGACGGCAACTGCTCACAGTGCCACGGCATCCATGCCGTCAGCGGCGGTGTACTGCCAGACCTGCGCAAACTCGGTGCTGACAAGCACCAGATGTTCCTTGGCATCCTCTATGGCGGCCGCGTGCCGGATGGCATGCCGTCGTTTGCCGACAACCTCAACCCCGAGCAGGTCGAGCAGGTGCACCAGTACCTCATCAAGCGTGCCCATGACCTGAAAAGCGAAGGCAACGCCTGGCAGCAATTCAGCGCCAAGCCGGCTGCCCAGCCGTCACTGGCCGACAACCCGTCACAGGAGTGA
- a CDS encoding aldo/keto reductase translates to MIYRPLGQSGLQVSALTLGSMMFGEQTSTEDSLRIIEKAWDQGINFIDTADVYNSGRSEEIVGEAVARHRQDWIVASKVGFGPADGLPNRSGLSRKHIFNAIDATLTRMDLDYLDVYYLHREDHKVPLEETVQAIGDLLRQGKIRYWGVSNFRGWRIAELCHLAERLGVAKPVVSQPLYNIVNRQAEPEQLTAAAYHGLGVVPFSPLARGVLSGKYAPGSVPDASSRAGRQDKRIMEVEWRQESLAIARQIQAYVEAKGVGIVEFAIAWVLNNQLVSSAIVGPRTEAQWDTYAGALDVKITAEDEAFIDSLVTPGHASTPGFNDVAHYVSGRLARN, encoded by the coding sequence ATGATCTACCGTCCCCTTGGCCAGAGTGGCCTGCAGGTTTCCGCCCTTACCCTGGGCAGCATGATGTTCGGCGAGCAGACCAGCACCGAGGACTCACTGCGGATCATCGAAAAAGCCTGGGACCAGGGCATCAACTTCATCGACACCGCCGATGTCTACAACAGCGGGCGTTCGGAAGAAATCGTCGGTGAAGCCGTGGCGCGCCATCGCCAGGACTGGATAGTGGCGTCCAAGGTCGGCTTTGGCCCGGCCGACGGCCTGCCCAACCGCAGCGGGCTTTCGCGCAAGCACATTTTCAATGCCATCGACGCGACGCTCACGCGCATGGACCTGGACTACCTTGACGTTTACTACCTGCACCGCGAAGACCACAAGGTACCGCTGGAGGAAACCGTGCAAGCCATCGGCGACCTGCTGCGCCAAGGCAAGATCCGCTATTGGGGCGTGTCCAACTTCCGCGGCTGGCGCATTGCCGAGCTGTGCCACCTGGCCGAGCGACTCGGCGTGGCCAAGCCGGTGGTGAGCCAACCGTTGTACAACATCGTCAACCGCCAGGCAGAGCCCGAACAGCTGACCGCTGCGGCTTACCATGGCCTGGGCGTGGTGCCGTTCAGCCCCTTGGCCCGCGGTGTGCTCAGCGGCAAGTACGCACCCGGCTCGGTGCCAGATGCCAGCAGCCGTGCCGGGCGCCAGGACAAGCGGATCATGGAAGTGGAATGGCGCCAGGAATCATTGGCCATCGCCCGCCAGATCCAGGCCTATGTTGAAGCCAAGGGCGTGGGCATCGTCGAGTTCGCGATTGCCTGGGTACTCAATAACCAACTGGTGAGTTCGGCCATTGTCGGGCCGCGCACCGAAGCACAATGGGACACCTATGCCGGCGCACTGGACGTGAAGATCACGGCGGAGGATGAAGCGTTCATCGATTCGCTGGTAACGCCGGGCCATGCCTCGACGCCAGGGTTCAATGACGTGGCGCACTACGTGAGTGGGCGACTGGCGCGCAATTGA
- a CDS encoding sigma-54-dependent Fis family transcriptional regulator has product MAAHTPSPRASELAAFVDCHFAERGLTPEPVIAESWYRSLTQHRLDPELRHVDNILSAAEIRQHQAQHEAYLSIASQGVSGLARRVVDAGFAVLLSDADGITLDARLPADHQRYTRSGLIVGARWDESIAGTNGIGTALASQQALTIHRQEHFLATNARLSCSVAPIFDAHNQLLGCLNATCLYNDGPKQAQHLTLQLVTLYARLIENSHFRQRYRDCLTLAIKPRDDFSDLAAEQLLALDEGGRVIGANRAAFLAHAGTLLGVAIEQLLPANIDQLLDLTRGGARGTQLHGHVQAHLLDVGLRIPAGYRQSTPSRPLPARAAYPTLEQLAGEDAQLQQGVKRLRKVLDKDIAILLNGETGTGKEAFARALHQASQRHAKPFVALNCAAIPESLIESELFGYRAGSFTGANRKGMKGKLEQANGGTLFLDEIGDMPTHLQTRLLRVLAERELVPLGAEAPVTLDIQVISATHQDLPAMIGDKGFREDLYYRLCGMRMTLPALRERSDRRELIERLLAGLPGGAVLRLSDQAQRCLLGYAWPGNVRQLLNTLRQAVALAEGGVIELADLPEELLNRAVPARPKVLEQQVEDAEARHLLEVLKRERWNMSLAAEAAGISRSTLYRKMKRYGIVQPNQLG; this is encoded by the coding sequence ATGGCCGCGCACACCCCTTCACCCCGCGCCAGTGAACTGGCCGCCTTCGTCGACTGCCACTTCGCCGAGCGCGGCCTGACGCCAGAACCGGTGATTGCCGAATCCTGGTACCGCAGCCTCACCCAGCACCGCCTGGACCCTGAACTGCGCCACGTCGACAACATCCTCAGCGCTGCCGAAATCCGCCAGCACCAGGCCCAACACGAGGCCTACCTGAGCATCGCCAGCCAAGGCGTCAGTGGCCTGGCAAGGCGTGTGGTGGACGCCGGTTTTGCCGTGCTGCTCAGCGACGCCGACGGCATCACCCTTGATGCCCGCCTGCCAGCCGACCACCAGCGTTACACCCGCTCCGGGTTGATTGTCGGCGCGCGCTGGGACGAGTCGATCGCCGGTACCAACGGCATCGGCACTGCACTGGCCTCGCAGCAAGCGCTGACCATCCACCGTCAGGAACACTTCCTGGCAACCAACGCCCGGCTCAGTTGCTCGGTGGCACCGATCTTCGATGCCCATAACCAACTGCTCGGCTGCCTCAACGCGACCTGCCTCTATAACGACGGCCCCAAGCAGGCCCAGCACCTGACCTTGCAGTTGGTGACGCTGTACGCCCGGCTGATCGAGAACAGCCATTTCCGCCAGCGCTACCGCGACTGCCTGACCTTGGCCATCAAGCCGCGTGATGATTTCTCCGACCTTGCCGCCGAGCAACTGCTGGCCCTGGACGAAGGCGGCCGGGTGATCGGCGCCAATCGGGCGGCCTTCCTAGCGCATGCCGGCACGCTGTTGGGCGTGGCGATCGAGCAGCTGCTGCCCGCCAACATTGACCAGTTGCTCGACCTTACGCGCGGCGGTGCCCGTGGCACTCAATTGCACGGGCATGTGCAGGCGCATCTGCTGGACGTCGGCCTGCGTATACCGGCCGGCTACCGCCAATCCACGCCGTCGCGGCCCCTGCCCGCGCGGGCGGCGTACCCCACGCTTGAGCAATTGGCAGGCGAGGATGCACAGTTGCAACAGGGAGTGAAACGCCTGCGCAAGGTGCTCGACAAGGACATCGCCATTTTGCTGAACGGCGAAACCGGTACTGGCAAGGAGGCCTTCGCCCGTGCCTTGCACCAGGCTAGCCAGCGCCACGCCAAACCCTTCGTCGCGCTCAACTGTGCGGCGATACCCGAGTCGCTGATCGAGAGCGAACTGTTCGGCTACCGCGCTGGCAGCTTTACAGGTGCCAATCGCAAGGGCATGAAAGGCAAGCTGGAGCAGGCCAATGGCGGCACGTTGTTCCTTGATGAGATCGGCGACATGCCAACGCACCTGCAAACGCGCCTGCTGCGGGTGCTTGCCGAACGCGAACTGGTACCACTGGGCGCAGAGGCGCCGGTGACGCTGGATATTCAGGTGATTTCGGCAACGCACCAGGACCTGCCAGCCATGATTGGCGATAAAGGCTTTCGCGAAGACCTTTACTACCGGCTATGCGGCATGCGCATGACGTTGCCGGCATTGCGTGAGCGCAGTGACCGACGTGAATTGATCGAGCGGTTGTTGGCGGGGTTGCCGGGAGGGGCTGTTTTGCGCTTGAGCGATCAGGCCCAGCGTTGCTTGCTGGGGTATGCCTGGCCGGGGAACGTGCGGCAGTTGCTCAATACGTTGCGCCAGGCGGTCGCGCTGGCGGAAGGTGGGGTCATTGAGCTGGCAGATTTGCCGGAGGAGCTACTGAACCGTGCAGTGCCTGCCAGGCCAAAAGTGCTGGAACAGCAGGTCGAAGATGCCGAGGCGCGGCACTTGCTGGAGGTTTTAAAGCGAGAGCGCTGGAACATGAGCCTGGCGGCAGAGGCTGCGGGCATTTCGCGGTCGACGTTGTATCGGAAGATGAAGCGGTACGGGATCGTTCAGCCGAACCAGTTGGGGTGA
- a CDS encoding OprD family porin has protein sequence MNHTPCVAIGLTLLSPPLLAAEGGFFEDSKASLSARNYYFSRDFSDIVGANQQSKAEEWAQGFILDFKSGYTPGTVGFGVDALGLLGIKLDSSPDRVNTGLLPVHGDGRAADEYSRLAPTFKARLSKTELRVGELQPNLPVLTFSDIRLLPPTYQGASLLSTELQGLTLQAGHLTSTHLRNEGGDGKMNAMLGHVPMRQAEGDAFNYVGGDYAFNANQSSVSLWYGQLEDIYEQGFVGLKHSKPVGDWVLSANLGYFTAREDGDALLGSIDNQAFFSLFTARHGGHSFHAGYQGIYGDSPFPRVFANISPLGNEVPTYEFAYTDERSYQVRYDYNFAAMGVPGLTATVRYITGNNVDTGQGYEGRDRERDLDIGYAVQSGALKGLGIRVRNAMARSNYRSDIDENRLTLVYTWQLL, from the coding sequence ATGAACCACACCCCTTGCGTCGCTATTGGCCTGACATTGCTCAGCCCACCGCTGCTGGCTGCTGAAGGCGGCTTCTTCGAGGATTCGAAGGCCAGCCTCAGTGCCCGTAATTACTATTTCAGCCGCGACTTCTCCGACATTGTCGGCGCCAATCAACAGTCCAAGGCCGAGGAGTGGGCCCAGGGCTTCATACTTGACTTCAAATCGGGGTACACGCCTGGCACGGTGGGGTTCGGGGTGGATGCACTCGGCCTGCTGGGCATCAAACTCGACAGCAGCCCCGACCGGGTCAATACCGGCCTGTTGCCGGTGCATGGCGATGGCCGCGCCGCAGACGAATACAGCCGCCTGGCGCCGACGTTCAAGGCCAGGCTGTCGAAAACCGAGCTGCGGGTGGGCGAACTGCAGCCCAACCTGCCAGTGCTGACATTCAGTGATATCCGCCTGCTGCCGCCGACTTACCAAGGTGCCAGCCTGTTGTCGACCGAGCTGCAGGGGCTGACCTTGCAAGCCGGGCACCTGACCTCAACCCACCTGCGCAACGAGGGCGGCGACGGCAAGATGAATGCCATGCTCGGCCACGTGCCAATGCGTCAGGCTGAAGGTGACGCGTTCAACTATGTGGGGGGCGACTACGCGTTCAATGCGAACCAAAGCAGTGTCAGCCTCTGGTACGGGCAGTTGGAAGATATCTACGAGCAAGGTTTTGTCGGCCTTAAACACAGCAAACCTGTCGGCGACTGGGTGCTGAGCGCCAACCTTGGCTATTTCACCGCCCGCGAGGACGGCGACGCCCTGCTGGGCAGTATCGATAACCAGGCATTCTTCTCGCTGTTCACTGCCCGCCATGGCGGGCACAGCTTCCATGCAGGGTATCAGGGCATTTATGGCGACAGCCCGTTCCCGCGGGTATTTGCCAACATCTCCCCCTTGGGCAACGAGGTGCCAACCTACGAGTTCGCCTACACCGACGAGCGTTCCTATCAGGTGCGCTACGACTACAATTTTGCCGCCATGGGCGTGCCGGGGCTGACGGCAACGGTGCGGTACATCACCGGCAACAATGTCGATACCGGGCAGGGCTACGAGGGTCGTGACCGGGAGCGCGACCTGGATATCGGCTATGCGGTGCAGAGTGGGGCGTTGAAAGGCCTGGGCATTCGCGTGAGAAATGCCATGGCACGGTCCAACTACCGCAGTGATATCGACGAGAATCGCTTGACCCTGGTGTACACCTGGCAGTTGTTGTGA
- a CDS encoding FAD-dependent oxidoreductase: MTQHAVARLDQLDPNRPLRVQAGSEELILIRQGDLVHAYQANCPHAGAPLEEGVICSGLLVCPWHKAAFAVDEGAVCEPPALADLRRYRAWVKGDEVWVDDQPLAKAEPPRHSDARCFVVVGAGAAGSAAVATLLRHGFAGRLVWLDQEHQPAYDRTALSKFVIAGQMPPDEVPALLEADDLRKGHLIRQHGKVRTLNSEKRQIILADGQHIDYDACLLATGGKAQRPALPGADLPGVFTLRSREDAALLLDAAEPGQPVVIVGDGFIGLEAAAALRKYGLQVHLVTRHEVPLAKQLGERIGRSIRELHERKGVVFHGPTEVERFEGQAKVEAVLLANGERLQAPLVLLGTGVKPATAYVQGVALADDKSLPVNAEMRAAPGLWAAGDIATFPLADRPVRIEHWRLAQQHGVIAAANMLGEQRRYEDVPFFWTYQHGRTYEVLGHARDWNRIEFVGQPEQGDFVALQCVDEQVEAVIAKGYSDAMAQLSQRMKRPLRLDEALKLIG; this comes from the coding sequence ATGACCCAGCACGCCGTGGCCCGCCTCGATCAGCTCGACCCCAACCGCCCCCTGCGTGTGCAGGCCGGCAGTGAAGAACTCATCCTGATCCGCCAGGGCGACCTGGTGCATGCCTACCAGGCCAACTGCCCGCACGCTGGCGCCCCGCTCGAAGAGGGCGTGATCTGCTCGGGGCTGTTGGTCTGCCCATGGCACAAGGCGGCGTTTGCCGTGGACGAAGGTGCGGTGTGCGAACCGCCGGCACTGGCCGACCTGCGCCGCTACCGTGCGTGGGTCAAAGGTGATGAGGTGTGGGTGGATGACCAACCCCTGGCCAAGGCCGAGCCACCGCGGCACAGCGATGCCCGTTGTTTCGTGGTAGTCGGTGCCGGCGCCGCCGGCAGTGCCGCCGTCGCTACCTTGCTGCGGCACGGTTTCGCCGGCCGCCTGGTCTGGCTCGACCAGGAACACCAGCCGGCCTACGACCGGACCGCGCTTAGTAAATTCGTCATTGCTGGGCAAATGCCACCTGATGAAGTCCCTGCCCTGCTCGAAGCGGATGACTTGCGCAAAGGCCACCTGATCCGTCAGCACGGCAAGGTCCGCACACTCAACAGCGAGAAACGCCAGATCATCCTTGCCGACGGCCAGCACATCGACTATGACGCTTGCCTACTGGCAACGGGCGGTAAAGCGCAACGTCCAGCGCTCCCGGGGGCAGATCTGCCGGGTGTATTCACCCTGCGCTCACGTGAGGACGCCGCGCTGTTGCTCGACGCTGCAGAACCCGGGCAGCCGGTGGTGATCGTCGGCGACGGTTTCATCGGCCTGGAGGCCGCCGCTGCACTGCGCAAGTACGGCCTGCAGGTGCACCTGGTCACCCGCCATGAGGTGCCGTTGGCCAAACAATTGGGAGAACGTATCGGGCGCAGCATTCGCGAACTGCACGAACGCAAAGGCGTGGTCTTTCACGGCCCCACCGAAGTCGAACGTTTCGAAGGCCAGGCTAAGGTGGAGGCCGTGTTGCTGGCCAACGGTGAACGGCTGCAGGCGCCATTGGTATTGCTGGGCACCGGGGTCAAACCTGCCACAGCCTATGTGCAAGGGGTGGCGCTGGCCGACGATAAATCGCTGCCGGTCAATGCCGAAATGCGTGCGGCACCCGGGCTGTGGGCCGCTGGTGATATCGCCACCTTCCCCCTGGCTGACCGGCCCGTGCGCATCGAACACTGGCGCCTGGCCCAGCAACACGGCGTGATCGCTGCGGCCAACATGCTCGGCGAGCAGCGCCGCTACGAAGATGTGCCGTTCTTCTGGACCTACCAGCATGGGCGCACCTATGAAGTCCTGGGGCATGCACGGGACTGGAACCGCATCGAGTTCGTCGGCCAGCCGGAGCAAGGCGATTTCGTCGCGCTGCAATGCGTGGATGAGCAAGTCGAGGCCGTCATCGCCAAGGGCTACTCGGATGCCATGGCGCAGCTATCGCAGCGGATGAAGCGGCCGTTGCGCCTGGACGAGGCGCTGAAGCTGATTGGCTGA
- a CDS encoding cold-shock protein, whose amino-acid sequence MSNRQTGTVKWFNDEKGFGFITPAGGGDDLFVHFKAIESDGFKSLKEGQTVSFVAEKGQKGMQAAQVRPE is encoded by the coding sequence ATGTCCAACAGACAAACCGGTACAGTTAAATGGTTCAACGATGAAAAAGGGTTCGGCTTCATTACCCCAGCGGGTGGTGGCGACGACCTCTTCGTTCATTTCAAAGCCATTGAATCGGACGGCTTCAAGTCGCTGAAAGAAGGCCAGACTGTTAGCTTTGTTGCCGAAAAAGGGCAAAAAGGCATGCAGGCCGCCCAAGTGCGACCTGAGTAA